In Helicobacter colisuis, one genomic interval encodes:
- a CDS encoding ABC transporter permease — MRDVIEALFFRELKTRFGKNRRLGYFWVIGEPMTHILFFLIVFTLIRARSIPQVPIEMFLVTGFVPFFMFRNIVTQIMAGVQANRALIAYKPVKPIHIFIARALLEMGIYFSVFILFMVLFGWFLDLPILPIHFLEVFIAFLGLAFLGFSLGVCLAFLNSELEYAQIFINYGINILYFGSAVLYPLWILPDHIVEFLLYNPVLQFLELLRENYFDGYPKIEGINFAYPFSFSIILLFIGLWFYYFRYKYLGQIR; from the coding sequence ATGAGAGATGTTATTGAGGCGTTATTTTTTAGAGAACTAAAAACGCGTTTTGGAAAAAACCGAAGATTAGGGTATTTTTGGGTCATTGGTGAGCCTATGACACATATCCTCTTTTTTCTTATTGTTTTTACTCTCATTCGCGCAAGATCTATTCCACAAGTCCCAATTGAAATGTTTTTAGTAACAGGATTTGTGCCCTTTTTTATGTTCAGAAATATCGTAACACAGATTATGGCTGGAGTGCAAGCCAATCGCGCACTCATTGCTTACAAACCTGTTAAACCCATTCATATTTTCATAGCTAGAGCACTTTTAGAAATGGGGATTTATTTTTCTGTTTTTATCCTTTTTATGGTGTTATTTGGCTGGTTTTTGGATTTGCCGATTCTCCCCATTCATTTTTTGGAAGTTTTTATTGCCTTTTTGGGATTGGCTTTTTTAGGCTTTTCTCTAGGGGTTTGCTTGGCTTTTTTAAATAGCGAGTTAGAATACGCGCAAATTTTTATTAACTATGGAATAAATATCTTGTATTTTGGATCGGCTGTTTTATATCCTTTGTGGATTCTTCCTGATCATATTGTAGAATTCCTGCTTTATAACCCTGTTTTACAATTTCTTGAGCTTTTAAGAGAAAATTATTTTGATGGTTATCCAAAGATTGAAGGTATTAATTTTGCCTATCCCTTTTCATTTAGTATTATTTTGCTTTTTATTGGGCTTTGGTTTTATTATTTCCGCTACAAATATCTAGGACAAATCCGATGA
- a CDS encoding ABC transporter ATP-binding protein, translating to MIQLKNLTKSYPLNSGKRHYVFKDLNFTFPDNCSIGLMGRNGAGKSTLMRILGGMDMPDKGKVITDKKISFPIGLGAFFQGTLTARDNIKFLTRVYGYKGEALKEKIAFVEEFAELGKFFDEPVNVLSSGMRARVSFGMSMAFDFDYYLIDEAGAVGDPAFKKKSAKLYQEKLSKSKVILVSHSLSEIRKWCDKIIHLDNGVVTIYDDVEEGIKAYQGK from the coding sequence ATGATACAGCTTAAAAATCTCACCAAATCCTACCCACTTAATAGTGGCAAAAGACATTATGTCTTTAAAGATCTAAACTTCACTTTCCCTGATAATTGTAGCATTGGATTAATGGGCAGAAATGGCGCAGGTAAATCCACTTTAATGCGAATCCTAGGGGGTATGGATATGCCTGATAAGGGCAAGGTAATCACTGATAAAAAAATCTCTTTCCCTATTGGGCTTGGCGCATTTTTTCAAGGCACACTCACTGCAAGAGATAATATTAAATTTCTTACACGCGTTTATGGTTACAAAGGTGAAGCACTCAAAGAGAAAATTGCCTTTGTAGAAGAATTTGCCGAGCTTGGAAAATTCTTTGATGAACCTGTTAATGTGCTTTCATCGGGAATGAGAGCTAGAGTCTCTTTTGGAATGAGTATGGCGTTTGATTTTGATTATTATCTCATTGATGAAGCAGGAGCCGTTGGTGATCCAGCCTTCAAAAAAAAGAGTGCAAAACTTTATCAAGAAAAACTCAGCAAATCTAAGGTCATTCTTGTTTCTCATAGTCTTTCAGAGATTCGCAAATGGTGCGATAAAATCATTCATCTTGATAATGGAGTGGTAACAATTTATGATGATGTGGAAGAAGGCATTAAAGCCTATCAAGGAAAATAA
- a CDS encoding capsule biosynthesis protein, whose amino-acid sequence MEKLKILFQKPKAQKISTYLKSFKIVYILMIPVILYYLFFAADRYVSSIILSVRSMSNDIAPVSGLASLVGINAGAREDVLFLQEYIHSLDMLKILEKEVHLKLLYQAQKKDPFFALTQQSSQEDFLKFYQNRVKIIFDDVSGLLKVEVEGFTPQDSEMIANAILKESERFVNEVSHKAAREQMAFAEKELLKAKERLQNAKNNLLAFQARYGVFDPLKQAEAKASLTNTIESQISTKETELATMRSYLNEDAPQIVMLKSEIDALKKQLDKETSKIVSTKSSKRLNDLAAKFQDLTIEAQFAQDAYTVALTSIETTRIESSRKIKQLVVIQGANKPESPTYPRTLYNIITIFVILSVIYGVVKLITMIIEEHRY is encoded by the coding sequence ATGGAAAAGTTAAAAATCTTGTTTCAAAAGCCAAAGGCACAAAAAATTTCAACCTATCTAAAAAGCTTTAAAATCGTATATATTCTTATGATTCCAGTGATTTTATATTATTTATTCTTTGCTGCAGATAGGTATGTGAGCTCTATTATTTTAAGTGTGCGTTCAATGAGCAATGATATTGCCCCCGTTAGCGGTTTGGCTTCACTTGTAGGAATTAACGCGGGTGCTAGAGAAGATGTTCTCTTTTTGCAAGAATACATTCACTCACTAGATATGCTAAAGATTCTAGAGAAAGAAGTGCATCTAAAACTTCTCTACCAAGCACAAAAAAAAGATCCTTTTTTTGCGCTCACACAACAATCAAGTCAAGAAGATTTTCTTAAGTTTTATCAAAATCGAGTTAAAATCATCTTTGATGATGTTTCTGGACTCTTAAAAGTTGAAGTTGAAGGTTTCACTCCCCAAGATTCAGAAATGATTGCTAATGCAATCTTAAAAGAATCCGAACGCTTTGTGAATGAAGTTTCTCATAAGGCTGCTAGAGAGCAAATGGCATTTGCCGAAAAAGAATTACTGAAAGCCAAAGAACGATTGCAAAATGCCAAAAACAATCTTTTAGCTTTCCAAGCGCGTTATGGAGTTTTTGATCCCCTAAAACAAGCTGAAGCTAAAGCAAGCCTTACTAACACGATTGAAAGTCAAATTTCTACCAAAGAAACCGAACTTGCCACGATGCGTAGCTATCTTAACGAAGATGCTCCTCAAATCGTGATGTTAAAATCCGAAATTGACGCACTAAAAAAACAGCTTGACAAAGAAACTTCCAAGATTGTCTCCACCAAAAGCAGCAAAAGATTAAACGATCTTGCCGCAAAGTTTCAAGATCTAACCATTGAAGCACAATTTGCACAAGATGCTTACACAGTGGCGCTAACCTCCATAGAAACCACACGCATTGAATCAAGCCGTAAAATCAAACAGCTTGTTGTGATTCAAGGGGCAAACAAACCAGAATCCCCAACCTACCCAAGAACACTGTATAATATCATCACTATTTTTGTCATTCTTTCAGTGATATATGGAGTCGTTAAACTAATTACCATGATTATAGAGGAGCACAGATACTAA
- a CDS encoding polysaccharide biosynthesis/export family protein, translated as MKKLFQILLITIFATHFAYGVDVSSITGIPSTSATQNTPMDLQISNPSTTPNASTQTMQTAQIPILPPVFGANLFNGNFTKASQSLYNPDYKIAIGDKINFRMWGAVEFQQELMVDSQGNVFVPGVGAINLLGVRNGDLVKVLKQGISKIYKKNVFVYADMNVYQNVSVFVTGSVNKPGLYQGLSSDSIIQYLDKASGINLDYGSFRNIEILRDNKVALQVDLYDFLFSGKMKLFPFRTGDVILVKNLESYVFVQGDVQKPFRFELKDDIKTLEDLARISGAKPIVTNAIVRSYLANNKIDINSYKQKEFASVALKVGDEVEFRPDYSAENITIEIQGEHNGMHSMVVKKGTTLAEVALKIKPNPQSNLDAIQVFRQSVSQTQKKLIEAQLKELETLALTSSSVTAQEASMRASQSKMVLEFIERAKSLTPKGQIVLENKSAYATTVLEEGDVINIPTKNNLVLVQGEVALPGAFIYEEDKNLNYYIKLAGDFTERANKKRILVIRANGKAERYDSSWYSFASAPSLKPGDSLLVLPAIETGRGLQITSVLAQILYQIAIATSVVLDINK; from the coding sequence ATGAAAAAATTATTCCAAATCTTATTAATAACTATTTTTGCTACACATTTTGCTTATGGAGTTGATGTTTCTTCTATCACGGGTATTCCCAGCACTTCTGCCACTCAAAATACTCCAATGGATTTGCAAATCTCAAATCCCAGTACCACACCTAATGCTTCCACGCAAACGATGCAGACTGCTCAAATCCCCATTCTCCCACCTGTATTTGGTGCAAATCTCTTTAATGGAAACTTTACTAAAGCCTCTCAATCTCTTTATAATCCTGATTACAAAATTGCCATTGGCGATAAGATTAACTTTAGAATGTGGGGGGCAGTTGAATTTCAACAAGAATTAATGGTGGATTCACAAGGCAATGTTTTTGTGCCTGGAGTAGGCGCAATCAATTTGCTTGGAGTGCGCAATGGAGATCTTGTTAAAGTATTAAAACAAGGTATTTCTAAGATTTACAAAAAAAATGTATTTGTTTATGCTGATATGAATGTTTATCAAAATGTCTCGGTTTTTGTAACTGGAAGTGTTAATAAACCCGGACTCTATCAAGGACTAAGCTCTGATTCCATTATTCAATATTTAGACAAAGCCTCTGGAATCAATCTGGATTATGGAAGTTTTAGAAATATTGAGATTCTAAGGGATAATAAAGTGGCTTTACAGGTGGATTTGTATGATTTTCTCTTTAGTGGAAAAATGAAACTTTTTCCTTTTAGAACGGGCGATGTAATTTTAGTAAAAAACCTTGAAAGCTATGTTTTTGTCCAAGGTGATGTGCAGAAACCTTTTAGATTTGAATTAAAAGATGATATTAAAACCCTAGAAGATCTTGCAAGAATCTCTGGAGCAAAACCTATTGTAACTAATGCAATTGTGCGTTCCTATCTTGCTAACAATAAAATCGATATTAACTCTTACAAGCAAAAAGAATTTGCAAGTGTTGCTTTAAAAGTCGGCGATGAAGTAGAGTTTCGCCCTGATTATAGCGCAGAAAATATTACCATTGAAATTCAAGGTGAGCATAATGGAATGCACTCAATGGTTGTTAAAAAGGGCACTACCCTTGCAGAAGTTGCACTTAAAATCAAACCCAACCCACAATCTAATCTAGATGCCATTCAAGTCTTCCGCCAAAGCGTTTCCCAAACGCAGAAAAAACTCATTGAAGCTCAATTAAAAGAACTAGAAACTCTAGCACTCACCTCCTCATCTGTAACCGCCCAAGAAGCTTCTATGCGTGCAAGTCAATCTAAAATGGTGCTTGAATTTATTGAGCGCGCAAAAAGTCTCACACCAAAGGGTCAAATTGTGCTTGAAAACAAAAGTGCCTATGCCACTACGGTTCTTGAAGAAGGGGATGTTATTAATATCCCAACTAAAAACAATCTTGTCTTGGTGCAAGGAGAAGTGGCATTGCCTGGTGCTTTTATCTATGAAGAAGACAAAAATCTTAACTATTATATTAAGCTTGCTGGAGATTTCACAGAAAGAGCTAATAAAAAGCGTATTCTTGTTATTCGCGCCAATGGAAAAGCAGAACGCTATGATTCAAGCTGGTATTCCTTTGCAAGTGCGCCAAGTCTCAAACCAGGCGATTCCTTGCTTGTCTTACCTGCCATTGAAACAGGTAGAGGATTGCAAATCACAAGTGTCTTAGCGCAAATTCTTTATCAAATTGCTATTGCTACAAGCGTAGTTTTAGATATTAACAAATAA